One segment of Falco peregrinus isolate bFalPer1 chromosome 4, bFalPer1.pri, whole genome shotgun sequence DNA contains the following:
- the C4H3orf52 gene encoding TPA-induced transmembrane protein isoform X1, translated as MSCLYACFRDKGPRTETEAMKRQSSGQEHEIMELQEANVEESEADHDKPLNAQTRKERNPWKSCRNVVFWKCKLWMVITAIFLVFFLVIFISLVLYSNVYIDEDDYWDPDALLNSGNCRNFSGTLELMCGLPHLFSEDITKRLTDVYSSSPALGRYFRSAQVVYFSNESSTVFYQLKFSVPPSTEGFMENTMNPDFIRNVLRQNIYDEDDTSNPGTAECNRLKLDPTSLTLTCKFCTTETVPLQRAEVFT; from the exons ATGAGTTGCCTCTACGCTTGCTTCAGAGACAAAGGTCCTCGCACAGAGACAGAAGCTATGAAAAGACAAAGCTCTGGTCAGGAGCACGAGATTATGGAATTGCAAGAAGCTAACGTGGAGGAAAGTGAGGCTGATCATGACAAGCCTCTAAATGCTCAAACAAGAAAG GAGAGAAATCCCTGGAAATCATGCAGGAATGTAGTTTTCTGGAAGTGTAAACTATGGATGGTTATAACTGCAATTTTTCTAGTATTCTTCCTGGTCATTTTCATCAGCCTAGTTCTTTACTCTA ATGTTTACATAGATGAGGATGACTACTGGGATCCCGATGCACTACTAAATAGTGGAAATTGCCGCAATTTTTCAGGAACATTGGAGTTAATGTGTGGTCTACCACACCTTTTCTCTGAAGACATTACTAAGAGG TTAACAGATGTCTACAGTTCATCTCCAGCTCTAGGACGCTACTTCAGGTCAGCTCAGGTGGTTTATTTCAG taatgAAAGCTCCACTGTATTTTATCAGCTAAAGTTTTCTGTGCCACCATCAACAGAGGGGTTTATGGAAAACACAATGAACCCAGATTTTATAAGGAATGTCTTGCGTCAAAATATTTATGATGAAGATGATACCTCTAATCCTGGGACAGCTGAATGTAACAGGTTAAAGCTTGACCCGACTTCTCTCACGTTAACATGTAAGTTCTGTACAACAGAGACTGTTCCTTTACAACGAGCAGAAGTATTTACTTGA
- the C4H3orf52 gene encoding TPA-induced transmembrane protein isoform X2 codes for MSCLYACFRDKGPRTETEAMKRQSSGQEHEIMELQEANVEESEADHDKPLNAQTRKERNPWKSCRNVVFWKCKLWMVITAIFLVFFLVIFISLVLYSNVYIDEDDYWDPDALLNSGNCRNFSGTLELMCGLPHLFSEDITKRLTDVYSSSPALGRYFRSAQVVYFSNESSTVFYQLKFSVPPSTEGFMENTMNPDFIRNVLRQNIYDEDDTSNPGTAECNRLKLDPTSLTLT; via the exons ATGAGTTGCCTCTACGCTTGCTTCAGAGACAAAGGTCCTCGCACAGAGACAGAAGCTATGAAAAGACAAAGCTCTGGTCAGGAGCACGAGATTATGGAATTGCAAGAAGCTAACGTGGAGGAAAGTGAGGCTGATCATGACAAGCCTCTAAATGCTCAAACAAGAAAG GAGAGAAATCCCTGGAAATCATGCAGGAATGTAGTTTTCTGGAAGTGTAAACTATGGATGGTTATAACTGCAATTTTTCTAGTATTCTTCCTGGTCATTTTCATCAGCCTAGTTCTTTACTCTA ATGTTTACATAGATGAGGATGACTACTGGGATCCCGATGCACTACTAAATAGTGGAAATTGCCGCAATTTTTCAGGAACATTGGAGTTAATGTGTGGTCTACCACACCTTTTCTCTGAAGACATTACTAAGAGG TTAACAGATGTCTACAGTTCATCTCCAGCTCTAGGACGCTACTTCAGGTCAGCTCAGGTGGTTTATTTCAG taatgAAAGCTCCACTGTATTTTATCAGCTAAAGTTTTCTGTGCCACCATCAACAGAGGGGTTTATGGAAAACACAATGAACCCAGATTTTATAAGGAATGTCTTGCGTCAAAATATTTATGATGAAGATGATACCTCTAATCCTGGGACAGCTGAATGTAACAGGTTAAAGCTTGACCCGACTTCTCTCACGTTAACAT